From Rissa tridactyla isolate bRisTri1 chromosome 10, bRisTri1.patW.cur.20221130, whole genome shotgun sequence:
ACAGGGCTGGCAGGCATCAGGGCTGGGGGTCCTCAGCTGGTGCCCAGGGTACCCCCAGAGCCTCCCCAGGGCCCTGCCCTTGGCTGGGGGCTGACCCACGGGTACCCCCATCACCCCTGCATCTGCTCCCCACAGTTGGGGGCACTGCTGGCCATGTAGGTTTGGTGCAGGGGTCTCTGCCAGCCACCTgtctgccccctccccaaaccctgcTGCCTGCGCCCGCAGCCCTCCAAGACCCCCTTCTTCCCTGGGGCAGGCATCTCTGCCCACAGCCCCTGCAGTGGAGGGCAGGGTTTGGCCGCTGTTTCCATCCCAACCCCACGGCCCTGTGCCGCCCCGTGCCACCCGGTCCCCCCCGGGGTGCCAgggcccccgccagcccccagcccactcCCCAGCCTACCTTCTCCAGCCTCCCTGGGCATGGCTCCCTGTGCCTGGGCGGCGTGAGTGGGCAGCAAAGCGGTGTGGGGCCCCCGGGAGCTGGGCACTGGGATCCTAGTGTGCCAACTGCGCCGCTTaaaataggacagtgagaaacaCGGTTGAGGGGGAGTAAAAATAGccgtggggaggagggggaccAGCGGCGTGGTCAGGGCTGCCGGCAGCACGGTGCCAGTGTGGCGAAGGGAGAGCAGCCTATGGCAGTGCCCCGTGTCCCCTTCCCAGCGTAAAGGGGCTGCCAGGTCACCATGGGATAGGGGTGACCGCAGGGCAGAGCCtgcatggggaaactgaggcacaggtgGGCCCAGCTGAAGCCAAACTGGGgtctctgctgcctcctggcagcAATGGCAATTGTGCCCAGCCTGCGGGTACCATGGAGCCCCCCCAGATTTACCTGCAAGGACAGCTGTCCCAGAAGGATTTATTTAAGTTAGCGAGACCATaggcagccccaggcagcagcgctgctggggttGGGGACCATTGCGGTCCCCGACCCTGGTCACCAGCCCCACGTGCCCCGTGGTAGGCAGGTGTCAGCGGGCGGGAGGTTGTTGTGCCCGTAGAAGCTGTGATCATGGGTGGGCGAtaggcaggaggtggcagggccGGGCTTGACTCGCTGGGCACAGCCCTCGCCGGCCCAGCCGCGGTAGCAGTGGCAGCGGAAAGCAGCCGTCGGGCTGGTGCCAGGGCCAAGGTGCAGGAGGCTGCCCAGGTCGTGGGGCTGCCGGCGCACGCAGCGCCCGTGCCCATGGCACTGCCCGTAGCTGCACTCCCAGGCTGCTGCCGTCACGTTGGCCACGTAGGGACCCAGGGTGGACACGAGGTAGTGGcgcaggctggcacagctctCCTGGGGGGGGAAGCACCAGTCAGAACCCGCCCTGGCACTGGGGTCCCTCCGGCCACCCTTCCCTGGTGAGCACAGGGGATGTGGCCATCCCGtatgtcccatgcctgtgccacCTCCTGCTGCCCACCACGTGCCGGCTCTGGTGCTGGTGCAACGAGGGGCCGTACTCACAGCCGAGCGGGAGTATGACATGTCTCCCCAGAGCACAAGTCCAGCTGCACCCAGCGCTGCGCTCTCCCCGATGGTGTGCACCAGGTCAGCCTGCCGGGGACAGAGAGAGACATTACCGAGCTGGGGGGCACAAGACATGTCCCAGCACCCAGCAGGACCCCCGGCATGCCCACCACCCCAGGCCTGTGGCACTTACCAGCTCCAGAAATTGGGGTGAGCGGCGGAAGGAGAGGCGGGAGTAGGCAACCACAGGCAGGAGGCCGTTGGCCCCAAAGTTGGCCACCCGCAGGGCCTCGCGCAGGCGGTGGTGCACGTAGCGGCGGCGCAGGGCAGGTGGCAGCGCCGGCGGCAGGTAGATGCTGGGGTAGAGGGCGGAGGAGGCAGCCCAGAGCCAGCCCAGCTGGTTGTTCCGCCGCACCTCCACCAGCCGGCACTGCCCGGTGTAGTTGGCCTCCTTGGCCCAGTTGGTGTTGAAGCAGTCAGGGAAGCGGTAGAAACCCCAAAGTCCCCCCGGGCGCAGGGTCCGGCCCAGCAGAAGCGTCTCCTCCATCAGAGCCTGCGCCGCCTGCTCAAACTCCTGCCGGGCCAGCTTTAGCCGCCGCTGCACCGGCAGGAGGCCGTGCCGGTCCCGCACCCACTGCTCCGAGGCCACCCGGTAAATCCTCTTGGCCCCCCAGTTTTGGGCCCAGAGGGGCCTCCACTCCTCCCAGTCCACCACGGCCAGGCCATGGAAAGTGGGGCGCAGGAGGTGGTCAATGTCCCTGGCCACCCTGGCAAGGTGGGCATCAAGGGGGATGCGCTGGGGGATGCCCCCATTGCGGGGGACGCCCTGCCGTGACAGGTAGGGGTACAGCCCGAACTTGTTCTTGTAGAAGATGGTGATGTTCTGGCCGGCGAAGTGGCTGTCCTGGTTCTCCATGATGCCATAGTCACCgaggggcagccccacaccaAAACCGCGCTGGCAGCGGCCGGTGGGGATGTTCCACACCACGGCAAAGGGCTGGCCACCTGCCAGGGGCTCCGGTGCTGGGCTCTCCCCGCCGGCCGTGGCCAACACCAGGCAGGCCCACAGCACCAGCGCCAGCACCATCCTGTGTTGCCGGCTGCCCGTGGGGCTGGCACCCTGTGGGGAAAGGAGAGCGGTGGGACATGAGGTGGTGGGGTGCAGCAGGCACCCCAGCCATGCCAGTGCTGCCGCCCCAGCCTGTGGTGCCCTGGGATCAGCCATGGGGGTGGGCTGCCCACAGGCACATGCTGcccaccccaaaatcccacgGAATTCAGCAAACTTGGGTGTTTCAGACACCTCCTGCCTCACCGCTGCCAGCGGGCACCTGTGCCTGCTGTGCCCCACTGCCCAGGGCCCCAGCCATGGCATGACTCTGCTGTGGCACTGCAAACTGCTGacctcctgtgcctcagtttccccgccaGCTCATGGTGACCGGCACTGTgaccccttcttccccatttTGTATCAGGGCCGAGCCATGCCAGGCACCCTGACAAAGGGCTGAGCCCCCCGAGATGCATGGTGGAGCCAGAGGGGCAGCTCTGTGTCTCCCAGCTCAGGCAAGAGCCGGAGGGGGCCGGGTGCCCCTGCCTGGTGCCAGCCAGCCGCCTGGGGCAAGGGGATTAGTAAGGGGATGGGCGCGAGGGCTGCGTGACACAGCAAGGACAGCGCTAATCCCCCCCGGCGCAGGGCCCGGCTGCTCTCCATGACCTTCCCGCTACGGTGCCTCCAGCCCTTGCTGCCACCAGCTGCCTGGGGGGGCCGGGCCACCTGGCCCCGTCATGGTGCAAGGCAGGGGACCTTGCAGCCCACACTGttctgccctgctccccacagtGCCCCTCCAGCCATTGTGTGCCCCGATTTCCCCAGGCTGCTCAGCCGCAATGGCAGACGCGGCATGCCGTCAACCCCAGCTGCCCCCTAGCGAGTCGCACTGGTGGGACTGGGTGGCGCTCCTGGGACCAGTCCCAAGCCCACAGCCTGGGGTGGGCCTGGCTCCCTGCCACATTGGTGGTCCCAGGGCTCCGGCCAGGTGACCCGGGGGCCAGGTGGGAGCGGAGCCAGCGTGCCCGAACAGGGCAGGGTGTGGGAACCACCTCAcgccggcagcggggccagggGAAAGTGGGGAGCTGGTGCCAGTCCCAAAGAACGgcaggcagtcaggcagcgccagggCAGGCAGCCCCCGTCCGTGACACTTTTAATCACCGGCTCAGGGTCCCAGCCCCTCATATGTCCTTCTTCATCCAGAAGATGGGCAGCCCTTTGGCATCGCGGTGGGGGGTCTCCAGGAGGCTCTCTGCACTGCTCTCAGCCAGCACCCCCCTTGCCCAGACTACAGTGGGcggtgggggtggcgggggggcagcaggaggcgggaggggaggcggggggatgGAGGGCACCCTTGGCCTGGTGATGGTGGCGGTGGCAGTGCCAGGAATGGTGGAGAAGAGCCGCAGCACCTCAGCAGGTATGGCAGGGCTAAGGAAGGCCACGCTCTGCACCGGCTCGCCCAGGGCGTAGCCCAGGTGGGCGTAGAAATGCTGCTTATCATGGGTGGTGAGGTGCAGGCAGCGgaagccccgggcccgggcccACCGCTCGGTGGCCTCCATCAGCCGCCGCCCGTAGCCCTGGCCCCGCAGTGCCCGGGCCACCACCACGCTCTCCACGAAGAGGTCGCGGGGACGGCCAGCTACACGGGAGAGCCGGACATGGCCCACGAGCTGGCAGGGACCCTCCCTGGCAGCAGGACCCTCGGCGCGGCCCTGgctccgcagcagcagcaggcaggcagggaaggcatCTGAGGAGCGCTGGAGCGTGTGGAGCCGCGACGCCCGGCTCTTCCCCCACTCCTCGCCCAGCAGCTTGGCGCAGGCCTCCAGCAGCTCCGGCCTCTGGTGCAGGGGGACCAGGCTGAGCTCCTCCGACACAGAGCCCATTCTTCTCACTGATGGGAGACCAAGCAGGCGACAGCTTAGAGGCGGCAGGGGACAGACCATGTGTTCCCTCAGTCCCGGCACGGGCGTGACTCCCTGGTGGCACAGCTGGATTGGATCACGGGGGTCAGCAGCAGGTCCGAGGTTGAATGATGGCACCATGGCAGAAAAGCAGCACACGGTGCCGGCTCCAGACACACATGCCATGAGACCCACGGGCAGGTCTGGCATCGCTGAGCCAGtggaggggcaggggcaggaggcacAAGGCTGGCCTTGCCCCCTCCCCAGAcctgccaccagctcctgccaccTGAACACCTGCCTGAGACCAGCCAGCTTGTCACGCATGTGTCCCCAACCTGCGagagagggctgcagcaccatgGAGCTGAGCAGATCCCAGTCATGCCGCACCAGTGCAGGGGCTCAGGGGGCCATGCCAGCCCCCAAGGGACCAGGAGCCCCTGCCACAACCAGTGAGTGGTGGGGATCCCTCTCCCGGCCTGGTGGCTGTTCCCCTTGAGAAGGAGAAgccgcaggcagcaggcaggaggaacTGCCGTGCTGGCTTACAAGCTGGGGTTGAGCAAActgctctgcttccccctctGGGGGTGGagggcccagccctgccccccaCACCCTTGGGGTGCCACCCAGAGTCACTCCCCCAGCTCCAAGACCCCTGACTCCCAGCACAGCCTGCACTCCCCCACTTCAGAGGCCAGGCAGCACCCCAAGGCCCCACTGACACCCCCAGGCTGGTgaagcttttccttctgtctctccaGCAAACCCATGCTGGGACCCTGCCAGCACCCCTCTGCACTCGGGGGGGGCCCTGAGTGGAGGGAGAAGCCCCCCAAcacctgccttcctgcctgcttctgcctgcagctccctgccaaGCTTCCCCCACCCCAGTACCCAGTTTGCCCACCATgcctgcccctctccagcccctctccaggaGTACAGGGCTGCCCACCCTCGCTGCTGCACACCGTACCTGCCACACACCCTGCTCACACGCACCCTGCTCATACACACCATGCTCACACtcaccctgcctgctgctgccggcTCCTGCGCTCTCAGTGTCTGCGCGGTAGCGCGGCAGGAAGCAACCCAGGCTCATGGCCAACCGCAGTGCCTGGTTCTGCTTCCCCGGTGTGAATGACACGTTTGTCCAGGGCCCACCCCCGCCAGCACACAAACCAGACTGCTCCCCCACACAGggtgcccaccctgcctgcaccccctccaTCACTCTAAACAACACTGCACCCACACGTGGTGCACAAACCTGAACAGCACGACCCAGCTGATCATTGTCACCACTGCATGGCTGCACCTCCTGAACACGTGGACCCCAGTCCATCACTGATCCATCACTGACCCCATCATTGACCTATCACCTACCCATCATTGACCCCACCGCTGACCCATCATGACACATCATTGGTCCCATCACTGACCCCATCATTGACCCACCATTGACCCCATCATCGATCCATCATGACCCATCATTGACCCCAGCACTGACCCAGCACTAACCCATCAAAACTCATCACTGACCCCAGCACTGACCCATCATTGAACGACCTATTGACCCCAGCACTGACCCAGGAAGATCCACCACTGACCCATCATGACCCATCATTgactccatcactgactccatCATTGACCCACCATTGACATCATCATTGACCCCAGCAGTGACCCACCAAGACCCATCACCGGACCCCATCATTGACCCCATCGCCCACACACCACTGACCCACCATgacccctctcttcctccccttttcccctccccgctccccggcccggctCGCCCGTACCGctctgccggccccgccgcctgcgCCACTTCCGCCCTCCAGGGCTCACTTCCGCCCCGGCCGCAGGAagcgcgccccctggcgggcggaGGCCCGCCCACCGCCTGTGCGCATGCGCAGTGCGGCGCGGGGTGCGATGGCTGGTAGCGCCGTCATGGCGGGCCCCGCCGTCCCCGGCCGCCAGCCGGCCtctcgccccgctcccgcccggccaCACGCACCCCGTCCCCGGCCGCACCGCCCCCGGGGCGCCGCCGACCCGCGGCAGCAcgggcgggggagcgggggcgTCCCCCCTCCCTGGTACCAGCCGAGGGCGGGTGGAACCCGGCCCTGCCGCCCCGGCAACGGCAACCAGGGGTTGGGGTTTGAAGGAGCCGCGGCGACTTAATGTCGTTTAGACACTGTTCTGTCGCCTGGTGAGCCCTCCCTGCCCtgtaaggggaaaaagaaggaaacccgagggctgaagtaTAAACGGGTTTAATAGAACAAGGCTAAATAATCGACATAAAGAGCCAATATTGGTCCCGAAACCTGCATGAAATATACGAGGACACCCAGCCCATCCCACCAGCAGAAAGCTGTGCGCACCCAGCAGTGACagtaaatgtgggacactgcagcttcgggaggaagggacgggctcaggggtccagcagcagggcaaggggtTCTGGGGATGGCagcatcaagggagagagagaaaacccTTCAGGAAACCTTCAAAACCTGACCCAGCTcgggtcctcctcctcctcctcacacctgGGTAGCtcaaaaacaccaagaccttgacaGCCACACACCaaagctggctataaagtaaatactttcacaaattcagacactagtctaaaaatgcagttttcccctAGCATTACTCAAAAGTAAagttactgaaagagaaattaatcctgtgtggCTCAAGCCCGGACAGCGGGGGACCTGGCCAACTCCGGCAGTGGTGGGTCCCTGCGGCTGAGCGCAGGGGCGGGCTGCTAGCATCCCACTGTGGCCACCAGCATTCGAGCGAGGGGAGCCCCACGGCCTCATGTGGGAGAGGGAAGAGccttggtggggctgggggcggctccCCAGCTCAACACGGCCACTTGTAGGGGTGGCATCAGGCTCCAGGACAGAGgggatgggggacagaggggtccCTGCAACAAGAGGAACAACCCCAGTACAGATGAGCCCCAGCCCCAtcatgggagaggaggaagagggaatcaGTCCTGTCCCCCAGTGAGAAGAGGGGTCTTGGGGaagaagggggctgggggtgtgacTTTGGGGTGCTTTGTGACATCATTGTcacccagccctggccccacagtGTCTGGGAGGACAGCGTTGGGACAGCGTGGAAACAAGGAGCTCCCCAAGTGTTGCCACCGCTGTTCCACTGCCCTGACAGATCAGCCCCGGGTGGTCCCTGTTCCCCTCAccccttccatccctccctccctcctgcaggatggagaggagaccccccagctgccccaggcgggcctgggaggagaaggaaggagcccccccagctcccagctcctgggcGAAGCCCAATGAGACGTGTGAGGTCCAGCTGCTGCTTGTGGGTGAGTGTGTGGGCactgggggcagggggctgcccaccctgccctgccccacatctcCAGCCAGGCTGCCATCAGGGCTCCCAACATGGCATCCCCAGTGCCAGCGTGTCCCTCACCCGGGCACACCAGGATCTCCTCCCCGTGCTGCCCTCCAGCATCTTGCCCTTGCCCCTGAGGTGCAAAGGGGACACAAGAGTCCCAGCCTTGAGCCCAGGGCTGGTGAcatccccaggagctgggcagaggagtcAGATGTTCCCCGCCCCTTGCcgcccctcccagccctgcctgctctctcctgcccaGATCCGTGCCCTTCCACCTTGGCTGCGtacagggaggaaaagaaaagcctggaCATCATCCAAGCCTCCCTCAGCAGCAGACCAAAGGTACCCATGGCCACTTCTACAAGGCTGCACCCATGTCCCTTGGCCAGTCTTCCTGCCCCCATCCCATGCTCAGAAGGTGCCGGGGGCTGTGCTGTCCCCCCTGATGCTTGTCTTCCCATCTGTCCCCTTCCTGGCTGGCAGGAAGAGGCACAGAAGCTGGAGTTCCTGGCCTCCGTCTGCACCatctgcagcaccagcagcatgGACTCCACCGAGTGGAGCATGCTTTACTTCTGCcagcaggaggtggtggaggtcatCGAGGTGGGTGGACGGCCAGCCAGGCcgaggcaggggcagggggcagcGGCAGGAGAAGGCTCGGCCGGGATGAGTGCTGCTCTgggactccatccttggagatgctccaAAGCCACCTGGGTGGCCCAGATGGAGCCGGGGCATGGACCCAATGAGGTTTGCAGGTCCCTCAGCCAGCCTGTGGCCCTGTGatgggcacagcccttcccaccaCCGGGCTTGGGACCACTGggtgctgggtgggaagggggtgcCAGGATTGGGGCACCTGGGCTCTGACAGCCCCGCAGGCTCTTGCTGGGCAAAGGAGACTGCCCCGTCCTGACCTGCCCCACCCTGTGCtccccaggcactgctgcaaGAGGAGCCCCCTGACGAGCTGAGCACCACAGTGCGGCAGCAAGCCATGCTGGCCATCATCTCCATGAGGTACCTGCCTCAGCCCCCAGCTTGGCTGCCCTGTTGCTGGGTGGCCCCGACAGTACCGGTCCAGGTGGGGCATCCCAGTCCCGGGTCtgagagggaggcagggagcagggcagggggtgccctgGGATTTTCCCTGCAAAGTCGAGTCTCAGTGTCATCAGGGGGGTTGAAGTGTCCCCGACGGCACGGGGATCAGCCCAGgtttccagcactggggtctgcCTCCTCCTTGCCGGGTCTGAAGAGCACCTCTCTGTCCCTGCAGTAGAGTGAAGCTTCTTCTGCAGGAGAAGAAGAACAGCATCCTCCACACCTGCTTCTGCAGCATCTTCCACCTGCCCCCGCAGGACACCCAGGGCCCCAATGCTTACCTCTACTCCAAGGTATGCCGCTCCCCCACCCTGAGATCCTTTCCTGGGCACCGAAGGGCcacagctgcccctgccccgccCAGGCTTCCAGGGCTGCCCACAACACTGTGTGCCCCCCACAGACCCTGGCCGCGTTGGACAGCATGCTGCAGTCACTGGTGTGCAGCGCCGGCACCCTCAGCACCATGGAGCTGCAGAACATCTTCCAGGTCTGGCCTTGGTACAGGGTGCCCATGGGCAGCAACCCCCCCCAGCTTGagcggtgtgtccccccccagcacctggtGCAAGGAGGGAGCCAGGGAAcgtccctccttccctgccatgacccccccaccagcccccttcctcctggctgctgccagagccccttctcctcccaccccagcccaccATGCAGCCTTCCCCACTGCCCCTTctgccccacactccctcccggGTGGACCTGCCTGTCTGGCAaggggagcccagccctggggcttTCCCCCTCCGGCTTCACCACAGGCCCCACCACAGGCCCCACcacaggtgcccagagaggtggtcaaagCCTTGGATGGGGGGCGGAGGGACGTTTTTAGGGGGGGAGTGAGTAGAacgcagcagaggcagcagcagagggatgcGGCGACCTGCCTGGCTTCATCAGGTTGCTGCCAAGGGGCAAGAAGCACGCATGCCCCATCCCAGGCATGGCCCCGGAGCAAGCCcggctgtgctgtgccatgccacctCCCTGGCAcaccagcagcttttctcctcccagctcctgctgcccttcaccagttcccagccagaaGTGGTAGAGGAGAGGGCCATGGCACGGATTGCCAGGCTGGCCAACTTCATCACCACCTATTCCCTGCCACAGGTACCAAGCTCCCACTCTGGGCAGCCCcagtccccccagccctgtgtcGCTGAgccccagcacctcctgggggagctgggcaccCAGTCAGCAGGAGGTTGGGAGCTGGGGTCTTTGTCCTGCCCCTGTCCTGTCCGTGCTGTCTCCTAGGAACCCGGGTCCAGCAGTCCTGCCCTGCTCCgggctgctgcctggctgccctgggagcagctggggctcAGCTTGTGCCTGggctccctctcttcccccagatCTGCCCCTGCTTTGTACAAGCCACTGACCCCGGACATCAGTGCTCCGAGACACATCAGTTTGTGATGCTGGGGAAGCTGGTGGGGCACCTCACCCTCTGCTGCACCTGCAAGGACAGGGGGACCCGCCACGAGGCTGCAGAAGCTCTCCATCACCTGCACACCTTCATCGTGCAGCAGCTAAGTAAGAGAAGCCGCGTCAGGCGGGGTCCCCTCAGGCATGGGCAGCCAGCGGCCACTCTCCTTAACAAGAGAAAGCCTGAACCAACCTTCCTGCAGTCTGAAAAGCCATTTCCCATCACTCCTGCTCACAATAGCCCTGGGCCATCCTGGGGTATCTGCTCCCTGGACCTGTCCTGGTGCCCTCTTTCTTTGCCAGCGCcttttctgcccagtgctctcaGACTGCATCTCCAGCTCTGCACCCTCTCTCTGAGCACCCCGGTTTTGTTCCTCCCCAGGCAGGTGTCCCAGGCTGCACAACAAAGGGCAGCTGAAGCTCCAGGAGGACTGGCCAAGGAAGCAGTCCTGGCACCATTCGCGAAGTGGCCGTGCCATCAAAATCTTCTTGGTAAGAAGGGTCTTCGGCTCCTGGTCAGGGGGGCAGCATGAGTGAAGGGACATCTGACGCATGGGGATGGCAGGGGCTCACACTGTTCCTGAGCAGGGGTTAGGCAAACCCCAGTGAGCTTCGGTTCCCCGCGGGACCCTGACCCCCACCTTCGGTCTCCTCCCCGGCGCAGCCTGACTCTGCATCCTGCTCTCACTGCACAGCCAAGATTCTCTGGGTGACGCTCTAGGTgacaaatctcccctcttttctttcATCCTGCAGATGTTCACGAAATACCTCCGGCCCACAGACCAGGTAGACATCATCCTCATAGCCATCAAGAGCTTCAGATCCCCAAGTATCTACAGCGTCAGCGCAGCCGCCTACATGGTGGACATCCTTGTGGAGGACCCTGCCTTCCAGCCGGGGCAGGTGAGTAGCCCGTGGGTGGCACAGCTGATGCTCCAGCCCACCAGGGGACCGTTCCTCCCTGGTCACTGGCCAGCACTGGTGCAATCTCAAGCCGGCATACCACAACAGGAACAGAAGCAGCTCCCAGTGGGAGCTGGGGAAATGGCCGCACTCACGCTGCTGACATCCCCACTGTCTTCCCTCCAGGTGCTGACCATTGTGTGGACCATCTATGGAAACTTGCCCTCCATCACGGCGGCGGTAGCCCACAACAGCCTGAACAGGGCCCTGCTGGTGCTGACGAACAAACACCCCGCTGAGGTGGTGGCCAGCCTGCTGCAGTGCTCCCCAACGTGCACACAGTACAGAACCCACCAGCCTTTGAGGCTCCTCTCACAGTGGGAGAGGGGCCCTAACACCCTCCTGAGGGATGTCAGCCCGGTCATCCTCCAGGGTGTCCCCGCTGACAGAGCCCCGGGTCTCCACAGTGTCGCCATGGCCATGTGGAAGATAATGTTCTCCAAGCCCCAGGCTGCGAAgaaggtgctgcaggagctggtcaGCATGCTGATGAACCAGCCGCTGCGCA
This genomic window contains:
- the LOC128915746 gene encoding hyaluronidase-3-like isoform X1 encodes the protein MPWLGPWAVGHSRHRCPLAAVRQEVSETPKFAEFRGILGWAACACGQPTPMADPRAPQAGAAALAWLGCLLHPTTSCPTALLSPQGASPTGSRQHRMVLALVLWACLVLATAGGESPAPEPLAGGQPFAVVWNIPTGRCQRGFGVGLPLGDYGIMENQDSHFAGQNITIFYKNKFGLYPYLSRQGVPRNGGIPQRIPLDAHLARVARDIDHLLRPTFHGLAVVDWEEWRPLWAQNWGAKRIYRVASEQWVRDRHGLLPVQRRLKLARQEFEQAAQALMEETLLLGRTLRPGGLWGFYRFPDCFNTNWAKEANYTGQCRLVEVRRNNQLGWLWAASSALYPSIYLPPALPPALRRRYVHHRLREALRVANFGANGLLPVVAYSRLSFRRSPQFLELADLVHTIGESAALGAAGLVLWGDMSYSRSARRSWHTRIPVPSSRGPHTALLPTHAAQAQGAMPREAGEADSMGKAEGAAPAEPGDPDSSEPGTISLRPVESISDLHWASGGHKGVEGNGPAPSRSLHRLPPRPTSPRPLPLLPTLRPMPAAGPCPCLGPGHPLLLALLGLLALASLVLATLAVYLSGRWHWGGACARGTVGAPGHPSPACPHPLPAVLQSQSVRALAQWLESQEDAVRQLRVASRQLWARLNASAEPGGHR
- the LOC128915746 gene encoding hyaluronidase-3-like isoform X3, encoding MPWLGPWAVGHSRHRCPLAAVRQEVSETPKFAEFRGILGWAACACGQPTPMADPRAPQAGAAALAWLGCLLHPTTSCPTALLSPQGASPTGSRQHRMVLALVLWACLVLATAGGESPAPEPLAGGQPFAVVWNIPTGRCQRGFGVGLPLGDYGIMENQDSHFAGQNITIFYKNKFGLYPYLSRQGVPRNGGIPQRIPLDAHLARVARDIDHLLRPTFHGLAVVDWEEWRPLWAQNWGAKRIYRVASEQWVRDRHGLLPVQRRLKLARQEFEQAAQALMEETLLLGRTLRPGGLWGFYRFPDCFNTNWAKEANYTGQCRLVEVRRNNQLGWLWAASSALYPSIYLPPALPPALRRRYVHHRLREALRVANFGANGLLPVVAYSRLSFRRSPQFLELADLVHTIGESAALGAAGLVLWGDMSYSRSARRSWHTRIPVPSSRGPHTALLPTHAAQAQGAMPREAGEADSMGKAEGAAPAEPGDPDSSEPGTISLRPVESISDLHWASGGHKGVEGNGPAPSRSLHRLPPRPTSPRPLPLLPTLRPMPAAGPCPCLGPGHPLLLALLGLLALASLVLATLAVYLSVLQSQSVRALAQWLESQEDAVRQLRVASRQLWARLNASAEPGGHR
- the LOC128915746 gene encoding hyaluronidase-3-like isoform X2, with the protein product MPWLGPWAVGHSRHRCPLAAVRQEVSETPKFAEFRGILGWAACACGQPTPMADPRAPQAGAAALAWLGCLLHPTTSCPTALLSPQGASPTGSRQHRMVLALVLWACLVLATAGGESPAPEPLAGGQPFAVVWNIPTGRCQRGFGVGLPLGDYGIMENQDSHFAGQNITIFYKNKFGLYPYLSRQGVPRNGGIPQRIPLDAHLARVARDIDHLLRPTFHGLAVVDWEEWRPLWAQNWGAKRIYRVASEQWVRDRHGLLPVQRRLKLARQEFEQAAQALMEETLLLGRTLRPGGLWGFYRFPDCFNTNWAKEANYTGQCRLVEVRRNNQLGWLWAASSALYPSIYLPPALPPALRRRYVHHRLREALRVANFGANGLLPVVAYSRLSFRRSPQFLELADLVHTIGESAALGAAGLVLWGDMSYSRSARRSWHTRIPVPSSRGPHTALLPTHAAQAQGAMPREAGEDSMGKAEGAAPAEPGDPDSSEPGTISLRPVESISDLHWASGGHKGVEGNGPAPSRSLHRLPPRPTSPRPLPLLPTLRPMPAAGPCPCLGPGHPLLLALLGLLALASLVLATLAVYLSGRWHWGGACARGTVGAPGHPSPACPHPLPAVLQSQSVRALAQWLESQEDAVRQLRVASRQLWARLNASAEPGGHR
- the NAA80 gene encoding N-alpha-acetyltransferase 80; the protein is MSLGCFLPRYRADTESAGAGSSRQVRRMGSVSEELSLVPLHQRPELLEACAKLLGEEWGKSRASRLHTLQRSSDAFPACLLLLRSQGRAEGPAAREGPCQLVGHVRLSRVAGRPRDLFVESVVVARALRGQGYGRRLMEATERWARARGFRCLHLTTHDKQHFYAHLGYALGEPVQSVAFLSPAIPAEVLRLFSTIPGTATATITRPRVPSIPPPPLPPPAAPPPPPPPTVVWARGVLAESSAESLLETPHRDAKGLPIFWMKKDI
- the LOC128915746 gene encoding hyaluronidase-3-like isoform X5; the protein is MPWLGPWAVGHSRHRCPLAAVRQEVSETPKFAEFRGILGWAACACGQPTPMADPRAPQAGAAALAWLGCLLHPTTSCPTALLSPQGASPTGSRQHRMVLALVLWACLVLATAGGESPAPEPLAGGQPFAVVWNIPTGRCQRGFGVGLPLGDYGIMENQDSHFAGQNITIFYKNKFGLYPYLSRQGVPRNGGIPQRIPLDAHLARVARDIDHLLRPTFHGLAVVDWEEWRPLWAQNWGAKRIYRVASEQWVRDRHGLLPVQRRLKLARQEFEQAAQALMEETLLLGRTLRPGGLWGFYRFPDCFNTNWAKEANYTGQCRLVEVRRNNQLGWLWAASSALYPSIYLPPALPPALRRRYVHHRLREALRVANFGANGLLPVVAYSRLSFRRSPQFLELADLVHTIGESAALGAAGLVLWGDMSYSRSAESCASLRHYLVSTLGPYVANVTAAAWECSYGQCHGHGRCVRRQPHDLGSLLHLGPGTSPTAAFRCHCYRGWAGEGCAQRVKPGPATSCLSPTHDHSFYGHNNLPPADTCLPRGTWGW
- the LOC128915746 gene encoding hyaluronidase-3-like isoform X4 — translated: MPWLGPWAVGHSRHRCPLAAVRQEVSETPKFAEFRGILGWAACACGQPTPMADPRAPQAGAAALAWLGCLLHPTTSCPTALLSPQGASPTGSRQHRMVLALVLWACLVLATAGGESPAPEPLAGGQPFAVVWNIPTGRCQRGFGVGLPLGDYGIMENQDSHFAGQNITIFYKNKFGLYPYLSRQGVPRNGGIPQRIPLDAHLARVARDIDHLLRPTFHGLAVVDWEEWRPLWAQNWGAKRIYRVASEQWVRDRHGLLPVQRRLKLARQEFEQAAQALMEETLLLGRTLRPGGLWGFYRFPDCFNTNWAKEANYTGQCRLVEVRRNNQLGWLWAASSALYPSIYLPPALPPALRRRYVHHRLREALRVANFGANGLLPVVAYSRLSFRRSPQFLELADLVHTIGESAALGAAGLVLWGDMSYSRSARRSWHTRIPVPSSRGPHTALLPTHAAQAQGAMPREAGEDSMGKAEGAAPAEPGDPDSSEPGTISLRPVESISDLHWASGGHKGVEGNGPAPSRSLHRLPPRPTSPRPLPLLPTLRPMPAAGPCPCLGPGHPLLLALLGLLALASLVLATLAVYLSVLQSQSVRALAQWLESQEDAVRQLRVASRQLWARLNASAEPGGHR